The Takifugu rubripes chromosome 7, fTakRub1.2, whole genome shotgun sequence genome has a segment encoding these proteins:
- the LOC115250361 gene encoding pleckstrin homology domain-containing family G member 6-like: MLQDVRRTGMPFDPLMLKMGCLQFPQRFSCYQHYCWEEENSLEFARRQMESNPHFFIFIQWVETHPQTQRMRLGDMQAKPHQRITKYPLLLKSVLQSTQNPHVQQPLRSMLSSVNSFFGEASMTT; this comes from the exons ATGTTACAGGACGTCCGGAGGACCGGAATGCCGTTCGACCCCCTGATGTTGAAGATGGGCTGCCTGCAG TTCCCGCAGCGCTTCTCCTGCTATCAGCATTACTGCTGGGAAGAGGAAAACAGTCTGGAATTTGCACGGAGGCAGATGGAGAGCAACccccatttctttattttcatccaG TGGGTGGAGACTCACCCTCAGACTCAGAGGATGCGGCTCGGCGACATGCAGGCCAAACCACATCAGCGGATCACCAAGTATCCACTGCTGCTCAAGTCGGTACTGCAGAGCACCCAGAACCCTCACGTACAGCAACCACTCAGAAGCATG TTGTCCAGCGTCAACAGTTTTTTTGGAGAGGCATCAATGACTACCTGA
- the LOC115250388 gene encoding tumor necrosis factor receptor superfamily member 14-like, which yields MATGNCTNEDQYPSKTGGCCGRCGAGSYVEAECDGNRPTKCAKCEHGFYTATKNHMKSCHLCRVCSSNSNQRTLKECSPQEDTVCTCTTGFYCSNHKCEHCQPVLHCPPGEGVTSLGRFHPEMRIK from the exons ATGGCTACTGGGAACTGCACAAATGAGGACCAGTACCCCAGTAAAACGGGAGGATGCTGTGGTCGCTGTGGTGCAG GCTCGTACGTGGAAGCCGAGTGCGACGGCAACCGGCCGACCAAGTGTGCAAAGTGTGAACACGGTTTTTACACGGCCACAAAGAATCATATGAAGAGCTGTCATCTCTGCAGGGTCTGCAGTtcca ACAGCAACCAGAGGACACTGAAGGAATGCAGCCCTCAGGAGGACACCGTGTGTACGTGCACGACGGGGTTCTACTGCAGCAACCATAAATGCGAGCACTGCCAGCCGGTCCTCCACTGTCCCCCGGGCGAAGGAGTCACGTCTCTCGGTAGGTTCCATCCGGAAATGCGGATTAAATGA